The genome window CCGGAAGAGCGCGTCCCGTTCCGTCATCTCGCCCCGGCGTCTCCTCACCCACCCCAGGACAGTGTGCCCCAAGGCGGCCCGAAAGTCAAAAGGAATGGATATATCAGAAAATTTCGCACATTCCGGCCCCTTTTCCCGCCTTGCGGGAAATCCCGCCCACCTGGGCCATATACCCCGTGATATGCCGCGCCGCAAACGCGATTCCACCCGCGAGTCACCCCCATCCTTCCCGGGAACCTGGGGCGGTCACCCCATGAAGCTCCGGGCGGCGGCCTTGCCGGCCGGCGGCGGCCGGCCCCTGGATCCCCGCGGGGACGGGGCCTTCGAGCCACCGCCCCCCCGGCGGCCGCCGCCGGGTCTGGGGGCTGGTACGGCTATTGCCTTTACCCTGGACGGCCCTTTCCCCCGTGATTCCACCGACGGCCGGGGCCGCAACGCCGCCCTCCCCCCATCTCGGGCGGTGCCGCGGGATCGGCCCAGAGGAGGTGATGCACACCGAGTGATGCAGCGTGGCGCCGGGCCGCCGGCAGTCGCGCCCCGGCCGGGACGGCGCGGCCCACGGGGTGGATACGCCCCGCCCGCCCGTCCGCCGTGCAGATCATCCGCGAGTTTCACCGATGAATGGAGGCCGGCCGGCGGCGCCACCGCGAGCGGAGCGCCTTCCGGCGCCGGGCCTTCGGAGAGAGGAGTCAATGGATATGGACACGAGACGAGGACACCGGGCCTCGGGCCTGTGGCTCGCCGGGAGCCTCCTCGCGGCCTTCGTGCTGGTGGCCGGGACGGCCTTCGCGGCCCATCCCCCCATCCAGCTCAAGACCTACGAGGAGCTCGGCGCCATGGACGTCGGCCCGAACATGCCCCTTCCCTACAGCCCGAAGCAGACCTGCAGCACCAGCGGCTGCCACGACGGCACCACCGTGGTGAACGGAAAGGTGCTGCTCAGCTACGGCGACATCGAGGCCCATGCCTTCCACTCGCAGCTTGGGAAAGACGAGTGGAAGGACACCGCCGACGGCCAGTTCGACTTGACCGCCAGCAAGCCCTGGAATCAGACCGGGGCCATGTTCGGCAAGTGGTGACCGCCGTCCCTTCGCCAGGTGGCGAATTTCATGGATCAGGATCCGGCGACCCCGGGCGTCCAGGACAAGGTCTACGCGGACAACGCGAGCTTCCTGGGCGCCGTGGACATGGCCGCGTGGGACATGGCCATGGCCTGCGGCAGCTGCCACGTCGGCGGCGGGTTCGTCGAGAGTGACCGGAACGGCCAGCGGCTCTCCATCCGGGCGCTCACGGACACCACCATCAACGCCTACATGAACTACGTCTCCGAGGACTGGGACCCGGCCACGGGCCTTCCCAACTTCAGCGTCAAGCGGGCGCCCTGGACCTACCCGGTGGAGCTCGACGGCAACACCAGCACCACGGAATGGATGCCCAACGTCCGCGAGATGGACTGCTTCTTCTGCCACCTCGAGGGCTACAACAACATGATGAGCTCGGTCATCGTCCAGATGGGCCTCCTGAACGCCGCCCCCATGGCGGGTTCCGGCCTCATGGACATGGCCACGGGCGGCTACAACACGGCCATGGTGGACGCCAACGGCACGCTGCTGCCCTGGGTGCTGGACCGGATCAAGGGCACCCCGCCCAGCGACAACTGCCGCCAGTGCCACATCCCGCAGTCCATGGCGACCCTGGCGGACATGATGACCAACTTCCTGGCCGCGGCCCCCATGTCGTACAACCCGGCCAATCCCATGTCGCTCACGGGTCTCGAGATGCCGGCCTACGACTTCGACGCACCGTGGGTGGACGGGACGGGACCGCTCTACTTCAACGCCAGCGACCAGAACGCCATCAAGAAGGCCATGGTGCCCTTCCCGCGCTCCGACTTCTTCAAGCGGGGCGACATCTGGGACGACGCGAGCCAGGAGGTCCACATCGGGCTCGGGTGCGCGGGCTGCCACATGGACACCGCCTCCCTGAGCCCCGACATGACCCAGTGCGACCCGGGGAGAGGCTACGGCCGCCTCTCAGGCGTCCGGCCCTCGTCCAGGAACACCGTCAAGCGGTGTGAGCACTGTCACATCACCGGGAAGAACGCCGACGGCGTGCCCATCCAGACCTTCGGCGCGCCCGACCCCACCCCCGCCCACAAGGCGGCGGGGTTGACGGCCCTCATCACCACGGCCGTGGGCGTCAAGGACGACGGAAACGGCACCCCCGTGGAATACACCTTCCCGGGCAGCCACCTCGACGTCATCGACTGCACCGTCTGCCACAACCACAAGAAGAGCATGGCGGTGCGGGCCCTCGACGCCACCAGCGGCAACCGCTACCCCACCATGATCGGGTTCGATCTCTCCAAGGGCATGCTCGGCATGTTCTCCGCGCCGGATCCGTGGGGGATGTTCGGCGGCGAGCTCCAGGAATGGACCCCGCTCCGGACCTGGTGGCAGAACGGCGACAAGACGCTGCCCGACGGCTCCATCAACACCGCGTGGCGCCGGAAGATCTACAACATCAACATGATCACCGCGGTGTTCTGGAACAACCGGGACCCCTCGGTGGACGCCAACGGCGACGGCGCCAACGCCACGCCCACCAACTTCGACCCGTGGATCCAGCGTGACCTCAAGGCCGGGATGACCTTCGCGGCCAGCGGCTTCGCGCCCATCCCCGTCGGCTTCGGCAGCGATCCTGCCTACGCCAGCGCCTACGACGCCAACGGCACCTTCACGGGCGCCTGGGACTGGGTCGGCGTCTACGGCGGCAACGTCATCTTCACCCGCCCGGACCAGATCGCGGCCTACAAGGCCTACCGGACGAGCCTCGGCGGGAAGCCCTGGGACGGCACCGAGCTCCTCTACTTCGGGGCCCCGTTCCAGGTCACCCACAACATCGCCGACACCAGCCGCTTCGCCCTGGGCAAGCGGCGGGCCGACGGCAGCTACGGCTGCAGCGACTGCCACGCGCCGGGCGCCGGGTTCTTCGACGGCGACTACGACATGACCGGAAACGGCGTCAACGCCAGCAAGGTGGGCGCCAACATGATGATGGAGCCCGCCGCCGACTTCGAGGTGACCGGCTACAAGGGGGACCTCCGGACCGCGTCGGAGCTCCAGACCAAGGACGGCGCGGGTGCCGATCTCCCCTTCGAGGCCAACGTCACCTGCCCGGACAACGACCCCCGCGGTTGCGTCCAGACCACCGACATGGACCGCGGCGAGGCCCTCTACCCGCACCTGGCGGAGACCGACCCCGCGGGATTTGCGGCCAAGCGGGCCTACCTCACGGACAACGCCACCATGACGGCGGCCAACTACGGGATCGGCATCGACCCCGTGGCGGTGATCGCGAGCATCAACGGCATCGTCCCAGATGCCAACGGCACCCCCATCGAGGTGGAAGTGGGCCAGCCCGTGACACTCGCGGCCGACACCACCGTGAACACCGCCGGCACCTTCACCTACAGCTGGATCTCCAGCGACGCGGCGGGGGAGGTCCTCCCCGGGGCCACGGTCTCGAAGACCTTCTCCACCGTGGGCACCTGGCTCGTCACCCTCAAGGTCACCGACGAGGAGGGAAAGCTCTCCCAGGTCTCCCAGAAGGTGAGCGCGGTGGCGCCGGCACCGGCGGCGGACATCTCCTACGTGGGCACCGCAAGCGGCGTCCAGACCATCCGCTTCGCCAACCTGCCCGCCCACACCATGCTCTACATCTTCTGGGGTGACGGGCTGAAGTCACGGGTCTACGACACCACGTCCCCCAAGGACGTGGACCACGACTTCCGCCTCTACGCCAAGTACGACAAGGGCGACCACTACGAGTTCAAGGTCACGGCCTACGTCTACGACGGCAGCACCCGGGTGGACGTCAAGCAGGCGGTGATCTCCATACCCAAGGCCGACAACCCCTAACCAACCTCACGGAAGGGCCAGCACCTTCCTCCAACAGCCGGGCCCCGGGGCGATCCCCCGGGGCCCTTTTTCGCCCGGGAGCTCGGTGGCCCCTTGGGTCTTTTGGCCCAGCGGCGGGCCATTTCGCTATGGGAAACGGCCGCCTGGCGGCACCCGGCGGCGCGAGGGCCCCGCCAGCAACCTAGATCAACTTGAAATAACAAGCATATTCTCCAACGCCGACTTCGGCGCCCTTCTTGCTTTCCCCGGGGCGAGCCGGTGCGGGCGCCGGGCCCCACCGGGAAGGGAGAGGAGCGCGCGATGGCGAAGAAGATCCTTTTTCTCCTTGTGCTGGCCTGCTCGGTCCTTCCGCCGGCGAGCCGGCTGGCTCTGGCCGACCATCCCGTCTACGGGGAAGACCCCCGGATGCCCGACCAGATCTACCTCGTCGGCAGGGGCGGCGCCCTGGTGAGCCTCGACGATCCGGCCGACGGGACCTACGACGGCCTGCCCCCCTACGACCCGGAGGCCACCTGCCGCGGCTGCCACGGTTCCATCTTCAACAACGAGGTGGCCAACTTCCATGCCTGCCTCGGGTGCAACGACCTGGTGCTCCCCCGCGGCACCCTCGACCCCGCCCGCCCGTGGATCTTCGGTCCGAGGAAGTTCGGCGGGTGGTGCCCCACCGGTTTCCGGCAGTGGGGCGACATCACCAAGACCTTCGCCAGCGAGGCGGAGTTCCTGGCCCAGGTGGACATGGGCTTCTACGACTTCATCCTCCAGTGCGGCACCTGCCACGTGGGCGGCGGCCCGGGGGTGCGCCACCCGCTGACCCTGGCCGAGCACGACGACGTCAACCGGGACCTCTTCTCCCTCACCGTCCAGAACTACTACGTCAAGGACGGCAACGTGACCCTGGCCAACTGGGTGCAGCTCGGCGGGGGCGGCGCCGGGACCCTGAAGCTCGACTGCCTGGTCTGTCACCTGGAGGGTTACGACATCCTGGCGAGGAACGAGCAGATCGTCCGGTACGAGAAGTTCAAGAACGCCCCGACGCTGGGGGCGGGCCTGGCCGCCATGGACCCCGCCGCGCCGGACGGCGCCAGCATGGCCTACGACGCCTTCTACGTGGCGCGCAACGGCAGCAACCACCTCTACCTCGGGCGGAACTTCCTCCAGCGGATCAAGCGCACACCGCCCTCCGCCAACTGCCTGAACTGCCACATGCCCAGCGTGGTGGAGGGGGAAGACGCGGCGGTCTCCGGTGACGCCTGGAAGCGGGAATTCTTCAACACCGGCACGGTCCCCAGCGACGACCCCGAGAACCCCGATCCCCTGGCCGCCGCCAACAGGCGCCCGGCCGGCTTCCGCAACGACTTCCTCAAGCGGGGTGCCACCTGGCGCACCGACGAGGTGCACAAGTTCATGGAATGCAGCGGCTGCCACCTCCAGACCGCCAAGTTCCAGACCGACAACGCCACGGCCCCCGGCTACCTCCACAGCCCGGGCAAGGGGTACGACCCCTTGAAGGATCCCATTGGCGGCGAGGGAACGGTCAAGTTCTGCACCGACTGCCACGTCCTCTTCGGAGACCTCGACGGCGACGGGGTGAAGGACATCGAGATCTTCGCGCCGCCGGACCCGCGGCCGCGGCACGCGGCGGCGGGGCTCTCCGCGGCCATCATCGGGACCGCCCGCCGGATCGGGGCCAACGGGCAGGAGGAGACCTTCCGCGGCAGCCACATCGACGTGATCGCCTGCACCGTCTGCCACGTCTGGAAGCAGTACACGGCGGCCCGGGCCTACGACTTCAGCACCGGCGGCCGCTTCTACACCTTCGACGGGAACCCGCCGGACGTGGCCGGCGGCCCGGAGACCGTGACCATCGCCTACACCTGGCGCGAGAACACCCCCGTCCGGGTATTGCCCGACGGCTCGCCGAACCCCATGTGGCGCCGGCAGGTCCATCCCTTCAACTACGTCACCTCCATCTACTGGAACAACACGGGCACCAAGGACGCCAACGGCGACGGCTTCCGCTCCGGGGACTCCAACGGCGGCACCACCGTCCTCCTCGACCCCTTCTTCGGCCGGGTGGCCCGCTCCCACTTCCGTTACGACTTCGTCAACACCGCCAACGACCGGGTGCCCAGCGGGCTGGCGGGGGTCCCCGCCTACGACGAGCGCAGCGAGTGGGCCATGGCCAACGCGGCCGGCGGGGTCATGTTCACGCGGCCCGGGGAGATCGACGCCTACCAGGCCCTTCTCTCCGGCGAAGACCCCGGCTACGCCCCCCAGCTCCGGCTGGAGGCGAAGCCCTACCTCCTGGTCCACAACGTGATGCCCATCAAGGGGCCCAACGGGCACGTCCTCGGCAAACCCGTCCGCGACGACGCGGGCAACATAGTGGCCTACGGCTGCGGCGACTGCCACGGACCCTCCGGGGTCGTCTACAACGGGGAGGTGAACCTCCTCGGCAAGGGCATCGACATCGCCACCGGCGCGGAGGCCCCCCTCGCGCTCTCCTGGAGCGATCCGGGCGACGTCTCCGCCGAGGCCGAGTACTGGGATGCGTTCGGCAACCGCCACGTGCTGGACTGCACATCGGGCAGCACGCTCCGGAACCCGAGGCGCTACGAGCTGTTGGGATTGTCCGCCACCGAGGCGGCCGGCCTGGACC of Dissulfurirhabdus thermomarina contains these proteins:
- a CDS encoding PKD domain-containing protein, with protein sequence MDQDPATPGVQDKVYADNASFLGAVDMAAWDMAMACGSCHVGGGFVESDRNGQRLSIRALTDTTINAYMNYVSEDWDPATGLPNFSVKRAPWTYPVELDGNTSTTEWMPNVREMDCFFCHLEGYNNMMSSVIVQMGLLNAAPMAGSGLMDMATGGYNTAMVDANGTLLPWVLDRIKGTPPSDNCRQCHIPQSMATLADMMTNFLAAAPMSYNPANPMSLTGLEMPAYDFDAPWVDGTGPLYFNASDQNAIKKAMVPFPRSDFFKRGDIWDDASQEVHIGLGCAGCHMDTASLSPDMTQCDPGRGYGRLSGVRPSSRNTVKRCEHCHITGKNADGVPIQTFGAPDPTPAHKAAGLTALITTAVGVKDDGNGTPVEYTFPGSHLDVIDCTVCHNHKKSMAVRALDATSGNRYPTMIGFDLSKGMLGMFSAPDPWGMFGGELQEWTPLRTWWQNGDKTLPDGSINTAWRRKIYNINMITAVFWNNRDPSVDANGDGANATPTNFDPWIQRDLKAGMTFAASGFAPIPVGFGSDPAYASAYDANGTFTGAWDWVGVYGGNVIFTRPDQIAAYKAYRTSLGGKPWDGTELLYFGAPFQVTHNIADTSRFALGKRRADGSYGCSDCHAPGAGFFDGDYDMTGNGVNASKVGANMMMEPAADFEVTGYKGDLRTASELQTKDGAGADLPFEANVTCPDNDPRGCVQTTDMDRGEALYPHLAETDPAGFAAKRAYLTDNATMTAANYGIGIDPVAVIASINGIVPDANGTPIEVEVGQPVTLAADTTVNTAGTFTYSWISSDAAGEVLPGATVSKTFSTVGTWLVTLKVTDEEGKLSQVSQKVSAVAPAPAADISYVGTASGVQTIRFANLPAHTMLYIFWGDGLKSRVYDTTSPKDVDHDFRLYAKYDKGDHYEFKVTAYVYDGSTRVDVKQAVISIPKADNP
- a CDS encoding PKD domain-containing protein, with the protein product MAKKILFLLVLACSVLPPASRLALADHPVYGEDPRMPDQIYLVGRGGALVSLDDPADGTYDGLPPYDPEATCRGCHGSIFNNEVANFHACLGCNDLVLPRGTLDPARPWIFGPRKFGGWCPTGFRQWGDITKTFASEAEFLAQVDMGFYDFILQCGTCHVGGGPGVRHPLTLAEHDDVNRDLFSLTVQNYYVKDGNVTLANWVQLGGGGAGTLKLDCLVCHLEGYDILARNEQIVRYEKFKNAPTLGAGLAAMDPAAPDGASMAYDAFYVARNGSNHLYLGRNFLQRIKRTPPSANCLNCHMPSVVEGEDAAVSGDAWKREFFNTGTVPSDDPENPDPLAAANRRPAGFRNDFLKRGATWRTDEVHKFMECSGCHLQTAKFQTDNATAPGYLHSPGKGYDPLKDPIGGEGTVKFCTDCHVLFGDLDGDGVKDIEIFAPPDPRPRHAAAGLSAAIIGTARRIGANGQEETFRGSHIDVIACTVCHVWKQYTAARAYDFSTGGRFYTFDGNPPDVAGGPETVTIAYTWRENTPVRVLPDGSPNPMWRRQVHPFNYVTSIYWNNTGTKDANGDGFRSGDSNGGTTVLLDPFFGRVARSHFRYDFVNTANDRVPSGLAGVPAYDERSEWAMANAAGGVMFTRPGEIDAYQALLSGEDPGYAPQLRLEAKPYLLVHNVMPIKGPNGHVLGKPVRDDAGNIVAYGCGDCHGPSGVVYNGEVNLLGKGIDIATGAEAPLALSWSDPGDVSAEAEYWDAFGNRHVLDCTSGSTLRNPRRYELLGLSATEAAGLDLVTAADNGIGVDPVAVIASINGTVPDGSGTPITVRVGEPVTLAADTSVNTAGYIDYGWISSDAAGEVLPGATVSKTFSTVGTWLVTLKVTDEEGKLAQVSQEVNAVNLPAADISYVGTVSGVQTIRFANLPAHTMLYIFWGDGLKSRVYDTVSPKDVDHDFRLYAKYDKGDHYEFKVTAYVYDGSTRVDVKQAVVSIPKADNP
- a CDS encoding cytochrome C, with the protein product MDTRRGHRASGLWLAGSLLAAFVLVAGTAFAAHPPIQLKTYEELGAMDVGPNMPLPYSPKQTCSTSGCHDGTTVVNGKVLLSYGDIEAHAFHSQLGKDEWKDTADGQFDLTASKPWNQTGAMFGKW